The Branchiostoma lanceolatum isolate klBraLanc5 chromosome 19, klBraLanc5.hap2, whole genome shotgun sequence DNA segment GTGCTAtttctatttcttcttcttgttcccTTTCAGAACACCTAGAAGTTTCTTGAAAGTCCCTTTGATTTCCGTTAAGTTCTCCTTTTCCACAAACGGTGTGATCCCGTCTGCAAACTTGCTCCTGTGTGGAAGTCCCTTGGGTGAGAAGTAGTCCTCCGGCATATCTTGACTGCTCTCACTCTCCACATTGTCATCTTTAACCAAACTTCCTGCAACCTTGGGCGAATCGGTAGGGTCGCGGCTTTCTTCTAAACTCTCCGACGTCCCCTTGAATGAATCAATGACAACCCAGTCGTCCATTCCTGCATCTGACTCGTTTGCCAAATCTTTACCGCCGACATCTTTCCTTCCTATCGTCCTTTCTACGATTTCATCCTTGTTTTCTACGCTGGAATTCGGAATGTCACTATTTTCCGAACACGGGAGGGGTTTCTCGGTCCAGAATCCCCTCCCTTCGCCCTCGGATACGCTGGAGTCATCGGTCGGTTCACGCGGTGGTGTGGCGGTTTCCGGCGTTGGGGGAAGCGGAGGTTGGAAGATTTCATTATCAGGAGGAGGGGGGATCACCTCCTTGATACAGGTATCATCGGTACCGGAGGTGTCCACGTCCATGTCGGATTCCTCCCGCTTCTGTCGCTTGGAACGGTGTGTGGTGTCGTCCTCCACGGCAGGACGTTTGGTTCCTCCTGACGACACTGGTTCAAGGTACGCGATCAGGACGTCACGCTGGTGTTGAGGCTGCATGGGCAATCCTgaaggaagaaaggaacgacTTTCATAGTCAATACAAATGATCAAATGATCATTGTGGGGTAATGTGGCGTAACAGCAGggtttttggcccagaacccagcggtcccgggttcgaatcccttggcgccactgatgttgtgcgcTTGGgaaaagacacttaacacgactttcctcactccgcccaagtgtaaaaatgggtatactATGTGTGGGTcatgacaccagcaatagctgcctgtatcCAATGTGTATTGCACTGACTAATagtaataaaatcaaatcaaaccaatGTCCATTAAATTGTTGTATGCTGGAGTAAACTGCCAAAGTAATTTGTTGTCTGTCAGTATCACACTGTTAAACATTGACGGTGATTTGGTTGAAGTAGAAAGTCTTCAAATTTACTTGTATGTACACAGATTTCATTATCATCAAATAACATTGGTACATGAAGGAACGAAGGAACAACTTTCATAgccaatacaaaacaaaacccTTCTACTAAGTTCTAGTCTGTGCTACAACCTCTAGTCGCTGGGCCCCTCCTAGGGAATTGGTAAGTTGGGTGGGCCACTATGAGCGTTATTCAGTAAGGCTATAAGTATAATCCTTAATAAAGTTCTTGCTACAAAGTCCTTCTGATATACAGGGTTGGTGCGAGCAAAATGCTGTATTTTCCTATTTCCCTTTTCCAAGAAAGAAATAACTTTTTCATCGTCAAGAAAAAATGATACAGTAGAAATGCAGAAAGTGTCTAAAGACGGAACTCCTTTGTTTAAATGAATTCTGATAAAACTGAGGGCCTTCAACTTACCCATCCTGCCCCCTACATCATCAACACCCTCTGGTACAGGCACATTGAACCCTGGATAGGCCACAATCTTCCCGATGTTGTAGGTTGGCTTGTCCTCAGTGTCAACCTGAACAGAAACAAATAGGTGTGTCATGGTAGAGAAGatgtggcgcaacggttagagcgtttgACACAGAACCAATGGGTCCCAGGTTCGATACTCACCGTGCCCTGATGttatgcctttgggaaaggcactttataagATATTCCTACCATGACGGTAAAGTGACGCCCACTGAGCCTCTTCGGCTactctgtcaaaatgtgtgccaaaaaaacacacTCGGATTTGGTGTGGCAATGTGCCAATatctgcacatttgccaccaagagccgtaAACTTTATTTAAACATGGTACTTGGTAGAGACTTTAATCTAGCAGAATCGCCGATTCTGCCTAAGATTGAAATCTGTTTATTACACGACTCACACGGAAGTTTAGTTTGAACAGGATGATTCTAAAGTTAGGCAATCTCCTGTGGGATACatcgatgaagtttagacatccaggtaataagatacgccaaaaaacagtttctCAAGGAAGTTTCAGAATcatatccggttgcttgagtaactgtctccTGTGGCATATTTTGTGTTAACGCTAACCTCCCCATCTTCCACCTCTTCCCCCTCATCGTTGACTTTCTTCCCAGTCTTGCTGTAAAGGGTCAGACCTGAAGTCATCTCTTGTGCTTCAGCCAACCAGCCAGGAGGATATCCTGTAACATACACAAGATTTGAATTTTTGcaaatttcaaatttattttacacattactgtaaatcaccCACTGATTTTGTCTAATGGATTTTCTCATAATGCTTccataaggcaacagacatgcataaaTTCATGACAGAGATAACCTTTGATAGTCcaggacctttgacctaacttcctacGGAGGTTAAGAAATATTGTACAGACCCAGTTTCCTCATCTGGTATACGTATGGTGGCAGCTGGTGGCTGTTGACACCCATGGCCTTCCTCAGGTCCTGACTGACCACTCCAGGCTTGAACTTGGCAAACTTGGGGTCCAGGTCCACATGGTAACGATTGCCACTGAAAATACATGACTCTGAATTAGaacctacatgtagaacagtTGTATGTACCATAGTGGGAGCAAGCATTGTTGGAGATGCTACATGTTTCACCATCTGCTTACTGACAtagctagagctgtgtacctaaacaaatctTAGGTAcaggggtttaggtacaggtctggacctgaacctgtacctaaactacttgttcagaaaatggtagattttcgataaggacaaaagcatgtttgaactcgtaactgtaacaacataatattcaattgtactaggtattatttttatgaaaacacagatgaaaatttggtccaccagggttcaggtattttggacctgtacctaattcaTAATTGATTGTACCTGGTACTGTATCGGTAGGAAGCTCTAGACATAGCTATTTTGCACCAACATACTGGTTACAGAGGTACCCAGCAGTATGAGGGTTAAGTTTCCTTACCTTGGAGTCCTAGGGGAGCTGCTAAACTTCTCCATGAACAGTTTCCTGTTATGACTATAGCACTTGCTGTATGTTTTAACAATCCTCTAGctgaggtagccatttggcaccaacttTGTACTGGTCACAAAGGTACCCAGCAGTGAGAGGGTTAACTTTCCCTACCTTGGAGTCCTAGGGGAGCTGCTAAACTTCTCCATGAACAGTTTCCTGTTCTGGCTGATCTTGGCGAGGTCCCGTGGCTGGGTGCACTCCCTCAGCTGATGGTCCCCCCCACAGTTGAAACAGGTGGGCTTGTCCTTCTTCTTACCAACCTTCACACCATCCTGGCCTTCAAAGGACAAGGCATCGAAGTAAAtctagaaaaggaaaaaaaagaacatattTTTAGGGGTtagatgtgaaagaaaattaCCAATGTTGATCAAATCAAACGTTTGCTCTTAACATTAGTCATATGAACAGTAATAAGACTAGagcaatgtgttttttttcagtggCATCTTCAAACCTCAGTAGATATATTCTTACGTCAGTGCTCTAAGTTGTCAGTGTACATGTTTCTACTAAAGACCAAGTAGGTGTAAGACTTCCTTGTTTAGACAGTCTCCATTTGTTCTAAAAGGCAATATACAGTAATATTGTTGAATGCGCATCAGCTAGGgctggataccggttcgctggacctgattcggacctttataacatccaagaacccaggcaaaaaaacctgaaagccaaaaacctgagtccaaataaacctgaacaaagttcatatttttttttctattttgtttgataagacATGTTTTGAGTCTctcctctgacaaaaaaaggcatttaaaataagtgcgacattcaaatatcaaacgctggtttatcttgaaagtcttcttaccaagaaacttttagttgtgtgtgtcagtattaattctctatgcttaatattggtctgataaaacaaaacatcaactgtacaggatcaggttcaggtccagacctgaacctaaatctctggaactaaacttggacttgaaccttattAAGCccaaccggtatccacccctagcatCAGCCAATATGCGCTACACGCACCAGTGtcttaaaataaataaatctaaCTTTTcataaaaatgtacttttgtttGGTGGCATTTCCTATGTTGAAAATTACATGATTTGTAGTacataaaaccaaggaggttaacctccttgataaaactACATGTGCACCATGGCGCCATCTATATAAAATAGTGAAAGTATCGACCTGTTCATAGGTGGGGATTTCCCATCCTTCAGAAATCTTGGCATCACCGTCGATGAGAGGCTGTCCTAGATGGTCCACGCAGTAGTCGTGGTAGAACTGTACACTTCCAGTCACTGTGTACAACTGTTTCACCTCGCGTGACGTCAAACTTTCGCTTTCAGTCtgctctgcccccctccccaactgaagCGCGAAGGAAGACCGTTGCGGTGGAGGATGCACCACAGCCTGACTTATCTTGTCCTTATTCTTACGCTCAGACTCCTTCTGCATCAAGTGAAGGAAGAACCCTTCTACATCTTGCCTGTATTTTGTGGCGATAGCGTTATTCATGAACAACACTTGCACGGATGGACCGGCAGTGTCTGAATCCGGCGTACTTTCCAACAACGGAACGGGCGCGGAAAGTACTCTGAGTTTCCGTTTCAATGCGTCGTTTTCCTCGCACACTGCGTTGATCTCCTTCTGTAGCTCTCCAAGAGCGTTTGCAGGGATGAGGTCTTCGCCATCTTCCTCGTCTTCCCGCTCAAATTCTTCAAAAAGTGCATCGCTGGCGAAAATATTTTCCTCGCCGTCCGCCATGATGAATGAGTGATGTCATCAAGGTTTGCGTTCATACGTGACAGTATTTGTGTTCTCACCTTTCAactttatgacgtcatgacttTTTGTTCATAAACGTCACAGTTTTTGTGTTCTAACCTTTAACCTAACTGCGCGGTAGAGCTGCGCGGAGACCGTTGCTACGAACAACAACCCTGAGAGGCAACAGAGACGTCTGAACGGTTTTAAGACATTTCTACATCTTTTAAGGCACAACAGGGCAGTCTACAAGGTACGAGACTTCCAATTTACTTCTTAGGAGGGattatagataaatagatacgTCTATGACCGTGTTTCCTGAACCCAGGGAGGTAAGGCTCCGTTGTTTTGAACCTGTTGATAAAAGTATGGGTCGCAGATTTGCACGTTGTTCGAGGAAATTTATAGACATGATTGTCTCATGTTTGTATCAACAGAAACTATACAAAATATAGCTAATTAGAAAATACTGTCTTAATGTTACCTAGTAAGTTTATTGTTGGAAGCACCTTAAGAACAGTTGTCATTACATATTTTGGgttcaaattcaaattgttgccaaaaagatgataaaaaatGAGACTGAAATATTAGCAAAGGCTAATCAGAAATTTatcaaatctaaaaaaaaaattaagttccACATGACCACCATTTCAGTAGCCTCACCAGCCCATAGAATGTAACAAATCCTATGATCATCCCAAAAATTTAATCAGCTTACATTCTCATCACACTGACATGCTTTACTGTCAATCTACCATTAATTATTCATACCGTAAAACATGGTATGTTTGGGCTTCTTTGCTGAAAATATTTCGTGTAATATTTTAACGTTTGTTCCACCAACAGAGGTTCCATCATGCCGCAGCCAGACGAGCCCATGTACAGTTCACAACAGATCAACATCCCTCCTGAACTACCCGACATCCTCAAACAGTTCACCAAGGCCGCCATCAGGACACAACCCAAGGACGTGCTCCAGTGGTCCGCTGCGTACGTATCAATTAGATTTGACTATTTATATCTTTCCGTGAATCCCACTTAGAtgctaaaggttctgggttggaAACCCTGACATAcaccctgggaaaggcactttacacatattcctcactcgactcaggatCAGGTGAAAACGAGTAGCAAGCTTTAGTTAGGGTCGTGTTCtcagatgggatgtaaagccgggggtcccatgtttgaggagagccgcaCCTCGTGCACGtgaaagatcccaccacacttatcgaaaagagtaggggtccttcccaatgtaagtggatcaaaccttagtCTGGTTTCgcaggttgacatcttgaaaaagtAATTTGCCATATCAACACTTCCACAAATGTAGTAAGTCCCTATAGATGAATTAGATAGATTTTTCATGTAATCCTAAAACCCTTATATCTGTTCAGCTTTGTGCCTTGACAAAATGTTAATTACCTCGCTTGTTACTGTAAAACCTAATATGAGAATTGATATTGAAATGTCCACTGTTTATGTTTTAATATTGCAGGTACTTCCGAGCACTTTCGAAAGGAGAGACCCTTCCTGTAAAGGAAAGACTAGAGATGCCCACAGCCACACAGAAAACAGACACTGGACTCACGCCGGGACTGCTGAAGGTCTTACACAAGCAGGTAAGCCAAAAACAGACACTGGAGAAACAATCCAACATTTACAGGTTAGGTTTTTATTTGAAAGTCCCACATACATGTGTAGCTGTCTATGACCTTGAATGTTTGCTTCTCCCCCTTTAACACATAATTGATCTTGAACGTTTGCCCCCTTAAAGTAAAAGTGACCCAGGCATCTTGATAAGACAcctaggggtggcgcccatttctatagcccttgggccacacatatttgcaagtcactacagcagggggctggtccgctggtagtgatgtgtgttttacttccatactctttctcaaaagctgagtgctaagcagagaaagtagtatgtaccaattttaaagtctttggaaTGACCCGTCCAGGGTTCAACTCACAACCTACAGTGtccaaggcgaacactctaccaactaggccattgcccCCCTCCTCCTCTTTAATATGGTTGATGTCACTgtttccccctccccctttaacacATGATTAACATTGACCTTGTCTGCCACCCTCCCCAGCTGAGCCCCCAGGGTACAGTCCAGCTGTCTACCCTGGAGCAGAAGTGGAAGGAGGTGTGTCTGCCCCAGGAACAGATGGATGAGATCATGAAAGTGGGAACCTTCTCCGACAATATCGAGTGGATCAAGTTCTTTGCTCTGGCGTGTTCTTCTCTCGCAGGGGTGGGTATGAATGACTGCTTAGATATCCAAGCAGGCTTATTTTTTACataccttgatgaaggttagacatccaggtagtaagatacgccaaaaatagttactcaagcagctggataaaattttgaaacagtcagacgtttcagacagcatccgctgtgtttcatcagtgactaacgataggactgggaaaccttCCACTCATTTTCAAATAAGTATttgttacagggttaggcagcagggagaaggttaatgaccTGAATTTCTGTTACTTAAAATCTACAAACTtacgcagtggttttattttttgcgTTTCAAATGTAATTAGTACTACAggtacaaaatgttttcaactGCGAGTTTAAAACAAGCTTTTCTGaatcctactgtgaaattaaccACCGTTACAGTAAATGAACTGACAGTGTACAAAAAGTTTAGGGATCATGAAATAAGAATTAGAATAGTCCAGCCAAGAATAGTGCCAGATAAATTGGGAGAACACATTTCATTTTCTAATTGAATAGGGAGGGGGATCTAAAAGTAGTTCCTCATCAATTCAATGTTGATGACTTAACCTTTACCCTGCTGCCTgatcccataaccaatacaaattcagTGCCAAACAGTCTTCAGGTAGCAGACTGAAGGTTaaccctaatctccaagcagatccacaccgggctcAAAAATTGTatgtgctagccagagaaggtccagtcagccagagagggtccaatcaatTTTTCCAACCTACCGGGCAATTGGACCCTCTCTGACTggctggaccttctctggctagcacatacgattttcgcgcccgatgtggatctacttggagattaggttaaCACCACCTGTTCCATTACTAAGAACATTTCACAAGGCATGAAAACTGATACAAATTCAGTGCCAActggctaccttagcagactGAAAGTTAACTCTGTTTCATTATTGACATTAGAATATCACACAAGCCATGAAGACTGTGTGTGAgatcctgacctctgaccctgaGGGCGGGGCGGCGAAGATCGACTTCAACACGTTCAAGGAGCTGTACACGTACCTGGCACAGATCGACGGGGAGATCGGACAAGTTCACATCGACGGCGTCTTGTCGTACCTCCAGTACGATGTGTAAGTACTACAACTCTGAATTCTTTTCTTCTTCCACTTTCAAAAACTTTTAGGCAAAAAGAATTGATAACTGCATATAAGATTTTTAAAGTGTAATTTAACTTCAGTTTCATTCAACCTTTAAAAGTTTGAGCTGTTTTATTCACGTTTACTTCATGTGTActtcttcttttgtcatcctcaattgatgAAACGTATGATGCTTTTACAAGTAACTAGTACTAGTGCAATGtagctttgctatggctcgcatttttagccaagcacaccggtccatccctactcttctcgataagtgtgttgggttcttttatatgcagaggtttgacgcctgagGCAAACACCTAAATATCCCAC contains these protein-coding regions:
- the LOC136425303 gene encoding zinc finger CCHC domain-containing protein 8-like; this encodes MADGEENIFASDALFEEFEREDEEDGEDLIPANALGELQKEINAVCEENDALKRKLRVLSAPVPLLESTPDSDTAGPSVQVLFMNNAIATKYRQDVEGFFLHLMQKESERKNKDKISQAVVHPPPQRSSFALQLGRGAEQTESESLTSREVKQLYTVTGSVQFYHDYCVDHLGQPLIDGDAKISEGWEIPTYEQIYFDALSFEGQDGVKVGKKKDKPTCFNCGGDHQLRECTQPRDLAKISQNRKLFMEKFSSSPRTPSGNRYHVDLDPKFAKFKPGVVSQDLRKAMGVNSHQLPPYVYQMRKLGYPPGWLAEAQEMTSGLTLYSKTGKKVNDEGEEVEDGEVDTEDKPTYNIGKIVAYPGFNVPVPEGVDDVGGRMGLPMQPQHQRDVLIAYLEPVSSGGTKRPAVEDDTTHRSKRQKREESDMDVDTSGTDDTCIKEVIPPPPDNEIFQPPLPPTPETATPPREPTDDSSVSEGEGRGFWTEKPLPCSENSDIPNSSVENKDEIVERTIGRKDVGGKDLANESDAGMDDWVVIDSFKGTSESLEESRDPTDSPKVAGSLVKDDNVESESSQDMPEDYFSPKGLPHRSKFADGITPFVEKENLTEIKGTFKKLLGVLKGNKKKK
- the LOC136425304 gene encoding ropporin-1-like protein; the protein is MPQPDEPMYSSQQINIPPELPDILKQFTKAAIRTQPKDVLQWSAAYFRALSKGETLPVKERLEMPTATQKTDTGLTPGLLKVLHKQLSPQGTVQLSTLEQKWKEVCLPQEQMDEIMKVGTFSDNIEWIKFFALACSSLAGNITQAMKTVCEILTSDPEGGAAKIDFNTFKELYTYLAQIDGEIGQVHIDGVLSYLQYDVDKQEGMVMPRNFLSQDCPKLGN